From a region of the Anaerolineales bacterium genome:
- a CDS encoding ClbS/DfsB family four-helix bundle protein, whose translation MAPALKPKLIEWIKRIDREEQSLFVHLSESERSVRGEPDRWSPKDVLAHLAAWKERMAANLAAMRRGEARVKYDNYEEINAEEFAEFRDSPWTEILAKAAEANRRLLEQIEAAGEADLNAMWDDKRQTWKSIAGTGYVHPVIHLGQVYLERDAKEYATDLQESAAAALTGLGAGSRWDGTVKYNLACHYALIGEKGKAVGGLKEALELNPDLREWSKEDPDFASIRETPEYLALYKE comes from the coding sequence ATGGCGCCGGCGCTTAAACCCAAATTGATCGAATGGATCAAGAGGATCGACCGCGAAGAGCAATCCCTGTTCGTCCATCTTTCCGAATCGGAACGTTCCGTCCGCGGGGAGCCGGACCGGTGGTCGCCGAAGGACGTGCTCGCCCATTTGGCCGCCTGGAAAGAACGGATGGCGGCCAACTTGGCCGCCATGCGCCGCGGAGAGGCAAGGGTTAAGTACGACAACTATGAGGAGATCAATGCCGAGGAGTTCGCCGAGTTTCGCGACTCGCCTTGGACGGAGATACTCGCGAAGGCGGCGGAGGCGAACCGGCGGCTCCTCGAGCAAATCGAGGCGGCCGGCGAGGCGGACCTGAATGCGATGTGGGACGACAAACGGCAGACGTGGAAATCGATCGCGGGGACGGGATACGTCCATCCGGTGATTCATCTGGGTCAGGTCTATCTTGAACGGGACGCTAAGGAATATGCGACCGACCTGCAGGAGTCGGCGGCGGCGGCGCTGACGGGTTTGGGGGCGGGCAGCCGGTGGGACGGGACGGTGAAATACAACCTGGCTTGCCACTACGCGCTGATCGGGGAAAAGGGGAAGGCGGTCGGGGGGTTGAAAGAGGCGCTGGAATTAAATCCGGACCTGAGGGAATGGTCGAAGGAGGATCCCGACTTCGCATCGATCCGGGAGACTCCTGAGTATCTGGCGCTCTACAAGGAGTGA
- a CDS encoding DNA polymerase III subunit alpha — protein sequence MSFVHLHVHSEYSLLDGLGKIPRLIARAKELGMPALALTDHGTLFGAVEFFHAAKAAGIRPLIGVEAYLAPRGMKDKEGRADRDPDHLLLIAESDAGYHNLLQIATAAQLEGFYYKPRIDHEYLAAHAAGLICTSGCLAGEIPRALAEGRTEDAERMTGWYRDVFGERFFLELQSHNIPELQEVNRRLVEMAPRFGLGLVATNDVHYVLREDAPAHDILLCIQTQAVVSDAKRMRMSGDTFYLRTPDEMRALFPETPAAITNTLAVAERCSVDLGFQGYRLPVFPLPEGITSEEYLRKLCTQGLRARFGPQAESDEIRERIEKELSIIHKMGFDNYFLIVWDLCRQAREEKIWYNARGSAAGSLTAYALGITLVDPIAHGLIFERFLNPARVSMPDIDLDFQDDLRGRMLEYAARRYGSDKVAQIITFGTMAARAAVRDVGRVLDIPLPEVDRLAKLIPAGQGKALTLSEALQEVPPLREAYEGTDYIRHLIDTALKLEGVVRNAGTHAAGVVISDRPLVEYVPLHRMTRGGLEESAMGAITQFEMQVLDKLGLLKVDFLGLATLTVMQRACDLIRERHGAELDLNTIPTDDPAVFELLGRGEVDGVFQVEGLGMRRYLMEMKPTRLDHVIAMIALFRPGPIEHIPSYIARMHGMQPVEYKHPALEPILRETYGILIYQEQLMRAVIEIAGYTPSEADDLRKAVSKKNADSIQKHRAKFIEGAGQRMKISAAQAADIFDDWQGFARYGFNKAHAADYGVICAQTAYLKAHYPAEFMTALLSVSKNQTEKVGFYIADCRRMGIDVLPPDIRRSQWDFTIERRAEGGYAIRYGLGAVRNVGEGAVNEILVERERGGEFQTVDDLAARVDLRRVGKRALESLVKVGALDCLGERTAILDTLDCILSVSGSHARAKECGQISLFAASPGGPTETIRLAAAKPVARRTMLAWEKELLGLYVSDHPLSAYRENLDRIVTHWSADLAELPNQTKVRVAGMVTHIRALQSRSGKPMAFATIEDLQGAIELILFPSVWKKAGDLVKEDAVLVVEGKAEGGSGTPRVLADSVTDDIQKAAAAARQAAARYEMIAETAAQAEEDWYPPPEDPMGDPTAESATAPAKAAADPDPPAAPCDAAIRPTEEAAIVPAPAGEADAAFPIAAIGENNPEAEANPAGIRPVQTKSGSGRSPAAEADSASTNVNPAAIDPAAAIKAGTSKSPAAAKIDGPRMILLYIRESGDRARDTRRLRILYGLLTSYPGADRFAFHISEAERTYRLEFPTNTTSWTAELERQVLHLVGAGCVEIKPLCVQ from the coding sequence ATGTCCTTTGTCCACCTCCACGTGCATTCGGAATATTCCCTCCTCGATGGATTAGGGAAAATTCCGCGCCTCATCGCGCGCGCCAAGGAACTCGGCATGCCGGCGCTGGCCCTCACCGACCACGGCACGCTGTTCGGCGCGGTGGAATTTTTCCACGCGGCGAAAGCCGCCGGAATCCGGCCGCTGATCGGGGTGGAGGCCTACCTCGCGCCGCGCGGGATGAAGGACAAGGAAGGCCGCGCCGACCGCGATCCGGATCACCTCCTGCTGATCGCCGAATCCGACGCCGGATACCACAACCTGCTGCAGATCGCCACCGCCGCGCAGTTGGAGGGCTTCTACTACAAGCCGCGCATCGACCACGAATACCTGGCGGCGCACGCCGCAGGGCTGATCTGCACCAGCGGCTGTCTGGCGGGGGAGATTCCGCGGGCCCTCGCGGAGGGCCGCACGGAGGACGCCGAGCGGATGACGGGCTGGTACCGCGACGTGTTCGGCGAACGCTTCTTCCTCGAACTGCAATCCCACAACATCCCCGAACTGCAAGAGGTGAACCGCCGGCTGGTGGAAATGGCGCCGCGCTTCGGCCTCGGGCTGGTGGCGACCAACGACGTCCACTACGTTTTGCGGGAGGACGCCCCGGCCCACGACATCCTGCTGTGCATCCAGACTCAGGCGGTGGTGAGCGACGCCAAGCGGATGCGCATGTCGGGCGACACCTTCTACCTGCGCACACCGGACGAGATGCGGGCGCTCTTTCCGGAAACCCCCGCGGCGATCACCAACACCCTGGCGGTGGCGGAACGCTGTTCGGTGGATCTGGGCTTCCAGGGCTACCGCCTGCCGGTGTTCCCGCTTCCAGAAGGGATTACCTCCGAGGAATACCTGCGCAAACTGTGCACGCAGGGATTGCGCGCGCGCTTCGGGCCGCAGGCCGAATCCGACGAGATCCGCGAGCGGATCGAGAAGGAACTCAGCATCATCCACAAGATGGGGTTCGACAACTACTTCCTGATCGTGTGGGACCTGTGCCGCCAGGCGCGCGAGGAGAAGATTTGGTACAACGCCCGCGGTTCGGCGGCCGGATCGCTCACGGCTTATGCGCTGGGGATCACGCTGGTGGATCCGATCGCCCACGGACTGATCTTCGAGCGCTTCCTCAATCCGGCGCGGGTGAGCATGCCCGACATCGACCTGGATTTCCAGGACGATCTGCGCGGGCGGATGCTGGAATACGCGGCGCGGCGCTACGGCTCCGACAAGGTGGCGCAGATTATCACCTTCGGGACGATGGCGGCGCGGGCCGCGGTGCGCGATGTGGGGCGGGTGCTCGACATCCCTCTGCCGGAGGTGGACCGGCTGGCGAAGCTGATTCCCGCCGGCCAGGGCAAGGCGCTGACGCTGAGCGAGGCGCTGCAGGAAGTGCCGCCGCTGCGCGAAGCCTACGAAGGCACCGACTACATCCGCCACCTGATCGACACCGCGCTCAAGCTCGAAGGGGTGGTCCGCAACGCCGGAACCCACGCGGCGGGGGTGGTGATCTCCGACCGCCCGCTGGTGGAATACGTCCCGCTGCACCGGATGACGCGCGGCGGTCTGGAAGAAAGCGCGATGGGGGCGATCACCCAGTTCGAGATGCAGGTGCTCGACAAACTCGGCCTGCTGAAGGTGGATTTCCTCGGACTCGCCACGCTGACGGTGATGCAGCGGGCCTGCGACCTGATCCGCGAGCGGCACGGGGCGGAGCTGGACCTGAACACGATCCCGACCGACGATCCGGCGGTGTTCGAACTGCTCGGGCGGGGGGAAGTGGACGGCGTGTTCCAGGTGGAAGGCTTGGGGATGCGCCGCTACCTGATGGAGATGAAGCCGACCCGGCTGGACCACGTGATCGCGATGATCGCGCTGTTCCGGCCTGGCCCGATCGAGCACATCCCCAGCTACATCGCCCGGATGCACGGGATGCAGCCGGTGGAGTACAAACATCCGGCCCTCGAACCGATCCTGCGCGAAACCTACGGGATCCTCATCTACCAGGAACAGCTGATGCGGGCGGTGATCGAGATCGCCGGATACACGCCCAGCGAAGCCGACGACCTGCGCAAGGCCGTCTCCAAGAAGAACGCCGACTCGATCCAAAAGCACCGCGCCAAATTCATCGAAGGCGCCGGCCAGAGGATGAAGATCTCCGCCGCCCAGGCGGCCGACATCTTCGACGATTGGCAAGGGTTCGCGCGCTACGGCTTCAACAAGGCCCACGCCGCGGATTACGGCGTGATCTGCGCCCAGACGGCCTACCTCAAGGCGCACTATCCGGCGGAGTTCATGACCGCCCTGCTTTCGGTCTCGAAGAACCAGACCGAGAAGGTCGGGTTCTACATCGCCGATTGCCGCCGGATGGGAATCGACGTCCTGCCCCCCGACATCCGCCGCAGCCAGTGGGATTTCACCATTGAGCGGCGCGCCGAGGGCGGATACGCGATCCGCTACGGACTGGGTGCGGTTCGCAACGTGGGCGAGGGGGCGGTGAACGAGATCCTCGTCGAGCGCGAGCGGGGCGGGGAGTTTCAAACGGTCGATGACCTGGCCGCGCGGGTGGACCTGCGCCGGGTGGGCAAGCGCGCGCTGGAAAGCTTGGTGAAGGTGGGCGCGCTGGACTGCCTGGGAGAGCGGACGGCGATCCTCGACACGCTGGATTGCATCCTTTCAGTATCCGGCTCGCACGCCCGGGCCAAGGAATGCGGTCAGATCAGCCTGTTCGCCGCCTCACCCGGCGGCCCGACGGAGACGATCCGGCTGGCGGCGGCGAAGCCCGTTGCGCGGCGGACGATGCTGGCTTGGGAGAAGGAATTGCTCGGGCTGTACGTCAGCGACCATCCGCTCTCGGCCTACCGCGAGAACCTGGACCGGATCGTCACTCACTGGAGCGCGGATTTGGCCGAGCTGCCCAATCAGACCAAGGTCCGCGTGGCGGGGATGGTGACGCACATCCGCGCGCTGCAATCCCGCAGCGGGAAGCCGATGGCCTTCGCAACGATCGAAGACCTGCAGGGTGCGATCGAGTTGATCCTGTTTCCTTCGGTTTGGAAGAAGGCCGGGGACTTGGTGAAGGAAGACGCGGTTCTGGTGGTGGAGGGCAAGGCGGAGGGTGGCAGCGGAACGCCGCGGGTGCTGGCGGATTCGGTCACGGACGACATTCAAAAGGCCGCGGCCGCCGCGCGCCAAGCCGCCGCGCGCTATGAGATGATCGCCGAAACCGCGGCGCAAGCGGAGGAGGATTGGTATCCCCCGCCCGAGGATCCGATGGGGGATCCGACGGCGGAGTCCGCGACGGCGCCGGCGAAGGCGGCCGCGGACCCCGATCCGCCGGCGGCGCCCTGCGATGCGGCGATCCGTCCTACTGAGGAAGCCGCCATCGTTCCGGCGCCGGCCGGGGAGGCGGATGCGGCCTTCCCGATCGCCGCTATCGGGGAGAACAATCCGGAGGCGGAGGCCAATCCGGCGGGGATCCGCCCCGTGCAGACGAAATCGGGATCGGGGAGAAGCCCCGCGGCGGAGGCTGACTCCGCCTCGACAAACGTCAATCCGGCTGCGATCGATCCGGCGGCGGCGATCAAAGCCGGCACGTCGAAGTCTCCCGCGGCGGCGAAAATCGACGGGCCGCGGATGATCCTGCTCTACATCCGCGAATCGGGAGACCGGGCCCGCGACACGCGCCGGCTGAGGATCCTCTACGGCTTGCTGACTTCGTATCCGGGCGCCGACCGCTTCGCCTTCCACATTTCCGAGGCCGAGCGGACCTACCGCCTGGAGTTTCCGACCAACACCACTTCATGGACTGCGGAACTCGAGCGCCAGGTTTTGCACTTGGTCGGAGCCGGATGCGTGGAGATCAAACCGCTATGCGTTCAGTGA
- a CDS encoding thermonuclease family protein, with the protein MSRKNIRVLVWILLWASTGCVPRSATPESTPWRSSAPAEATATATAAGGCIPAGARRDEARVTGITDGDSIQVEMNGVPFRVRYIGIDAPEMDGGLLAEESRAANMALVASRTVLLIRDLSEADRYGRLLRYVLVDGVFVNHELVRLGLARAGHFPPDTACDPDLRVAEEEARLAGRGIWGLIGSPTRGAETGASCAGGCVTPPPGCVIKGNISADGEKIYHMPGQKYYEKTVIEPEKGERWFCTEAEAVAAGWRRSKV; encoded by the coding sequence ATGAGTCGTAAAAACATTCGGGTACTCGTTTGGATCCTTTTGTGGGCATCCACAGGATGCGTACCGCGTTCGGCGACGCCGGAATCTACGCCGTGGCGTTCGAGCGCGCCGGCGGAGGCGACCGCGACCGCCACGGCGGCCGGAGGGTGCATCCCTGCGGGGGCACGGCGGGACGAGGCGCGGGTGACGGGGATCACCGACGGGGATTCGATCCAGGTGGAGATGAACGGCGTTCCGTTCCGTGTGCGCTACATCGGAATCGACGCGCCGGAAATGGACGGCGGCCTGTTGGCGGAGGAATCACGGGCGGCGAACATGGCGCTGGTCGCCAGCCGCACGGTCCTGCTGATCCGCGATCTGTCCGAGGCCGACCGCTACGGAAGGCTGCTGCGCTACGTGCTGGTGGACGGGGTTTTTGTCAACCACGAACTGGTGCGGCTCGGCTTGGCGCGGGCGGGGCACTTTCCGCCGGACACGGCCTGCGATCCGGATTTGCGCGTGGCGGAGGAGGAAGCGCGCCTTGCGGGGCGCGGGATCTGGGGCTTGATCGGATCGCCGACCCGGGGGGCGGAAACGGGTGCATCGTGTGCCGGGGGGTGCGTCACGCCGCCGCCGGGCTGCGTGATCAAGGGCAACATCTCCGCCGACGGCGAAAAAATCTACCATATGCCGGGGCAGAAGTACTACGAGAAGACGGTGATCGAGCCGGAAAAGGGCGAGCGCTGGTTCTGCACCGAAGCGGAGGCGGTCGCGGCGGGGTGGCGGCGGTCGAAGGTGTGA
- a CDS encoding PD40 domain-containing protein, translating to MSYLHPKRRGPSIYRIAALLALGAAAGLAAAFLILAPRVVSFSPAAGAHTGSFAAVEVRFSVPMDSECAADHFSVEPDIAGELTVTGDTLRFAPHNPWPAGAEVRASIAAGACSARGLPLLFGSSWTFSPSLVRIAYLPVDQSSGGRLMAVPADGGEPAVLASAAAPIREYDVSRRGDFAVFTAGSSGRSAQLWRTSLDGAEAELLLDCGEDACSDPAISPDGSAAAFVRRATGAGAAEADPSVELIDLAGGEIRRLSAEGHAADSPIWSVQGWLSYYDGTSGAIVVDDLAGGRTLIPNATGSPWSWLPDGSALVFAEVFVNLEGEIEGAASDVYHRLFWVEVKTNRRKELSGTARADDSSPAVSPDGTKLAFARNFFDARWTPGRQLWVMDLAGGALKRLSDSPEYGHSSIRWSPDGARLAFMLFHETAPGDPPEIWRLNADGADPLRLVVGGYLPRWLP from the coding sequence ATGAGTTATCTCCACCCAAAGCGGCGCGGGCCATCCATTTACCGCATCGCCGCGCTCCTCGCCCTCGGTGCGGCGGCCGGTCTTGCCGCCGCGTTTCTGATCCTCGCCCCTCGGGTCGTCTCCTTCTCGCCCGCCGCGGGCGCGCACACCGGGTCCTTCGCCGCGGTGGAAGTCCGCTTCTCCGTCCCGATGGATTCCGAATGCGCCGCCGATCATTTTTCCGTCGAGCCCGATATCGCCGGCGAACTCACGGTGACAGGCGATACGCTCCGCTTCGCGCCGCACAATCCCTGGCCGGCCGGCGCCGAGGTCCGCGCCTCCATCGCCGCCGGCGCTTGCAGTGCGCGCGGCCTTCCGCTGTTGTTCGGATCTTCCTGGACCTTCTCGCCGTCCCTCGTCCGGATCGCCTATCTGCCCGTCGATCAATCCTCCGGCGGACGTCTGATGGCGGTCCCCGCCGACGGCGGCGAACCCGCAGTCCTCGCCTCCGCCGCCGCTCCGATCCGGGAGTACGACGTCTCCCGGCGCGGGGATTTCGCGGTCTTCACCGCCGGTTCCTCCGGCCGCTCCGCGCAATTGTGGCGAACCTCGCTCGACGGCGCCGAGGCCGAACTGCTGTTGGATTGCGGGGAGGATGCCTGCTCCGATCCGGCGATTTCCCCGGACGGCTCGGCGGCGGCCTTCGTCCGGCGGGCAACCGGCGCGGGCGCGGCCGAAGCCGATCCGTCCGTGGAATTAATCGATCTGGCCGGCGGGGAAATCCGCAGGCTGTCGGCGGAAGGACACGCCGCCGACAGCCCGATCTGGTCCGTGCAGGGCTGGCTTTCCTATTACGACGGCACCTCCGGGGCGATCGTGGTCGACGACCTCGCCGGAGGCCGGACTCTCATTCCGAACGCGACCGGCAGCCCGTGGTCCTGGCTTCCCGACGGATCGGCGCTCGTGTTTGCGGAAGTGTTCGTCAACCTGGAGGGGGAAATCGAGGGGGCCGCCTCGGACGTCTACCACCGCCTCTTTTGGGTGGAGGTGAAGACCAATCGGCGCAAGGAGCTCAGCGGCACAGCGCGCGCCGACGATTCCTCGCCGGCCGTCTCCCCCGACGGGACGAAGCTCGCCTTCGCGCGCAACTTCTTCGACGCCCGCTGGACCCCCGGCCGGCAGTTGTGGGTGATGGACCTCGCCGGCGGCGCGCTGAAGCGGCTGAGTGACTCCCCCGAGTACGGCCATTCCTCCATCCGCTGGAGCCCCGACGGCGCGCGCCTGGCGTTCATGCTGTTCCACGAAACCGCCCCCGGCGACCCGCCGGAGATCTGGCGCCTGAATGCCGACGGCGCCGATCCTCTGCGCCTCGTCGTCGGAGGATACCTGCCGCGCTGGCTTCCATAA
- a CDS encoding glycosyltransferase family 39 protein, producing the protein MIIPDWAKNRKAHAVLLMALTLVLLVATESKIGLTWDEPDYIVASESYSSWFGKLIAQPAKAMSKQGIEESWSINHEHPPLNKIWSGIVWSGARLIFNDLTAHRLGNMILVSVAVGLLYLLIAGEFGTAAGLAAAAALLTLPRFFFHAHLAALDVPAACAILFVTFVFWKTRDDPSWKWTLLLGLFWGLAFATKINAVFLPPALLLWALVFRRRRRMVVRIAVMALTGVLVSLIIWPWLYPEFPARMIDYLEWITVDHWKIGQWYLGALYMPPPWHFPFVMTWAVVPLTLTVLYWAGIIRAGWKPSEAGGLGGLLVLNALTPLLALAAGQSMVYDNDRLFMPAFPFLAGLAGMGFGWLAAGIRRTAKRMRKPRWAAPIIGLAALLAFLPQTVGMARLYPHLLSYYSETVGGLPGASRLGLETTYWCETYAAAIPYLNEHAQPGDTIWVDPWSHNVMIYYQVHGWLRSDVKIAFPSYMAASLFPEYGPPTVATHTASDFVVVQYRQTTIGSTRENPGSDAFLPHPDFQWIGERAPVFQLAYDGVPIMEIYANPAETASADGPVSESELGRTVTPPADLQTFTSEAGNFTVRIPAGLEFDEFTHDVDAAGGLRLNILTAEGGANGIYEIIYFDYSEEMAADPNASPALLNGALDGWLTEHQGVRTEDRLISLGDYPGMEGAAEALYGGTPMKIKYRNYLVRNRYYQIAVWIPKGGTFSAEMEAFLQSFALLKDP; encoded by the coding sequence ATGATCATTCCGGATTGGGCGAAAAACCGCAAGGCGCACGCCGTTCTGCTTATGGCGCTGACCCTTGTACTGCTGGTGGCGACCGAGTCGAAGATCGGCCTCACCTGGGACGAACCGGATTATATTGTCGCCTCCGAGTCGTACAGCTCCTGGTTCGGCAAGCTGATCGCACAGCCGGCCAAGGCGATGTCGAAGCAGGGAATTGAGGAAAGCTGGTCGATCAACCACGAGCACCCGCCGCTTAATAAAATCTGGTCGGGGATCGTCTGGTCCGGAGCGCGTCTGATCTTCAACGACCTGACCGCCCATCGCCTGGGCAACATGATCCTGGTCAGCGTCGCGGTGGGGTTGCTGTATCTGTTGATCGCCGGCGAATTCGGCACGGCGGCCGGGCTGGCCGCCGCCGCCGCGCTGCTCACCCTGCCGCGGTTCTTCTTCCACGCCCACCTGGCCGCCCTGGATGTTCCCGCCGCCTGCGCCATCCTGTTCGTCACCTTCGTGTTCTGGAAAACCAGGGACGATCCGAGTTGGAAATGGACGCTCCTCCTGGGGCTGTTTTGGGGGTTGGCCTTCGCGACCAAGATCAACGCCGTCTTCCTTCCGCCGGCGCTGTTGCTGTGGGCGCTTGTCTTCCGCCGGCGGCGAAGGATGGTTGTCCGCATCGCCGTCATGGCGCTGACCGGTGTCCTGGTCTCCTTGATCATCTGGCCCTGGCTCTACCCGGAATTCCCCGCCCGGATGATCGACTACCTGGAATGGATAACCGTGGACCATTGGAAGATCGGGCAATGGTATCTGGGAGCGCTGTACATGCCCCCGCCGTGGCATTTTCCCTTCGTAATGACCTGGGCCGTGGTCCCGCTGACGCTCACCGTGCTGTATTGGGCCGGAATAATCCGCGCCGGCTGGAAGCCGAGCGAGGCCGGCGGCTTGGGCGGGCTCCTGGTGCTCAATGCCCTGACGCCGCTCCTGGCCTTGGCCGCAGGCCAAAGCATGGTTTACGACAACGACCGCCTGTTCATGCCGGCCTTCCCCTTCCTGGCCGGGCTGGCGGGCATGGGGTTCGGATGGCTCGCGGCCGGAATCCGGCGGACGGCCAAACGCATGCGCAAGCCGCGATGGGCGGCGCCGATTATCGGCCTGGCCGCGCTCTTGGCCTTTCTTCCGCAAACCGTCGGCATGGCCCGGCTGTACCCGCATCTGCTTTCTTATTATTCCGAAACCGTGGGCGGGTTGCCCGGCGCCTCCCGCTTGGGGTTGGAGACTACGTACTGGTGTGAAACGTATGCCGCCGCCATTCCTTACTTAAACGAGCATGCCCAACCGGGAGATACGATCTGGGTCGACCCGTGGAGCCATAACGTCATGATTTATTACCAGGTCCATGGCTGGCTCCGCTCTGACGTCAAAATCGCCTTTCCCTCCTATATGGCGGCGAGTCTTTTCCCGGAGTACGGCCCCCCGACGGTCGCGACCCATACCGCTTCCGATTTCGTCGTCGTGCAATACCGCCAAACCACCATCGGCTCGACCCGCGAGAATCCCGGAAGCGACGCCTTCCTGCCCCACCCGGATTTCCAATGGATCGGCGAGCGTGCACCCGTTTTTCAGCTGGCGTACGACGGCGTGCCGATCATGGAGATCTATGCCAACCCGGCCGAGACGGCTTCGGCGGACGGACCGGTTTCCGAATCCGAGTTGGGGCGAACGGTCACCCCTCCCGCGGATCTGCAGACCTTCACATCCGAAGCGGGGAACTTCACGGTCCGGATTCCCGCCGGCCTCGAGTTCGATGAGTTCACCCATGACGTGGATGCGGCCGGCGGGCTGCGCCTGAACATCCTGACGGCGGAGGGCGGGGCGAACGGCATCTATGAGATCATCTACTTCGACTACTCGGAGGAAATGGCCGCCGATCCGAACGCTTCGCCTGCGCTTTTGAACGGCGCCCTGGACGGCTGGCTGACGGAACACCAAGGCGTTCGGACGGAAGACCGCCTGATATCTCTGGGGGACTATCCCGGCATGGAAGGGGCGGCCGAAGCGCTGTACGGGGGTACGCCGATGAAAATCAAATACCGTAATTACCTGGTCCGGAACCGCTACTACCAGATCGCGGTTTGGATTCCAAAAGGCGGAACGTTTTCCGCGGAGATGGAGGCGTTTCTGCAATCGTTTGCGCTCTTGAAGGATCCATAG
- a CDS encoding DUF4332 domain-containing protein: MSQSKGAGQIRLEQIRKRIEETDLVPSRMPLLDGIGKACQALKGRGIGTLAGLRGEWKSAARLNALAKTAGLDPQYLALLRREVESWFPKPCPLTSFGWLPKAEIAKFEKAGIRDAAELTRAAGTAAGRAALAKYTRADPEIIRALFRCADLTRVQWVSPTAARMLVEAGVESAAGLAQADAERLCAALERVNAGGKFFKGKIGLRDVKRLIRAAGYLWTDC, encoded by the coding sequence ATGAGCCAATCCAAAGGCGCAGGCCAAATCCGCCTTGAGCAGATCCGCAAACGGATCGAAGAAACCGATCTCGTCCCGAGCCGAATGCCGTTGTTGGACGGCATCGGGAAGGCCTGCCAAGCCTTGAAGGGGCGGGGAATCGGCACGCTTGCCGGACTGCGCGGTGAATGGAAATCCGCGGCGCGCCTGAACGCTCTCGCCAAAACCGCCGGCCTCGATCCGCAATACCTGGCCCTGCTTCGGCGGGAAGTCGAAAGCTGGTTCCCCAAACCCTGTCCGCTGACATCCTTCGGTTGGCTGCCAAAGGCGGAGATCGCCAAATTTGAAAAAGCGGGGATCCGCGACGCCGCAGAATTGACCCGGGCGGCGGGAACCGCCGCGGGCAGGGCGGCGCTGGCGAAATACACCCGTGCGGATCCTGAAATAATCCGAGCGCTGTTCCGCTGTGCCGACCTGACCCGGGTGCAGTGGGTGAGCCCGACGGCGGCCAGGATGCTGGTGGAGGCCGGCGTGGAGAGTGCCGCCGGGTTGGCCCAGGCCGACGCCGAGCGCCTTTGCGCCGCCCTGGAGCGGGTCAACGCGGGCGGGAAATTCTTCAAAGGCAAGATCGGCCTGCGCGACGTGAAACGCCTGATCCGCGCGGCCGGATATCTCTGGACAGACTGTTGA
- a CDS encoding GNAT family N-acetyltransferase, translating into MENTLKIRRLSAGDLEACVELLLESYNPPPWNDRWTPDSGKRYLSEFMSHVHFFGFAAVESETMAGALFAHRKTWWTHDELFIDELFIKPEFQRRGYGRALLEKIEALSKAEGLGGVTLLTNRDLPAKAFYEKSGFTAADHIVFLFKKTG; encoded by the coding sequence ATGGAGAATACGTTGAAAATCCGGAGATTATCGGCGGGCGATTTGGAAGCGTGCGTGGAATTGTTGCTCGAATCCTATAATCCGCCCCCGTGGAACGATCGCTGGACGCCGGATTCCGGAAAGCGGTATTTGTCCGAATTCATGTCGCATGTTCATTTTTTCGGCTTCGCCGCGGTGGAATCGGAAACTATGGCCGGCGCGCTCTTCGCCCATCGAAAAACGTGGTGGACCCACGACGAGTTGTTTATCGACGAGTTGTTTATCAAACCGGAGTTCCAACGACGGGGATACGGAAGAGCGCTGCTCGAAAAGATTGAAGCGCTTTCCAAGGCCGAGGGGTTGGGCGGCGTGACGCTGTTGACGAATCGGGATCTGCCCGCGAAGGCTTTTTATGAAAAAAGCGGATTTACCGCGGCCGACCATATCGTGTTTCTGTTCAAGAAAACCGGGTAA